The Marinobacter szutsaonensis sequence CTGCTGGTTCCGGATCTTCTCGTGCAGCGCGGCCAGACGGCCGCAGAAGGCTTCGAGCTCGGCAGGATCGTTCAGGGCTTCATCCAGCTGCTTGGTGCCGCGGATTCCCGCCAGGCCACCGAGCCGGTAGGCCAGCCAGGCGCCCGCACTCAGCCCCTGGGATGCAGCTCCCATGGCCAAAGCGTGGCCACTGCCGGTCACCGCCTGAACCCGACGGGCTCGGATCTGGGCAATGATCTCCCGGATACGGTCTTTCTCGTCAAAGCGCGCGCCGTTGTAGACGTCGTGCAGCAGTCGTGTGAGCTTGCCGCGGTTGCGGGCCAGGGCCTTGCCACTGAATATCAGGTAGCCCGAGACATCCTGCACGTCATCGATCTTGCCCTTGGCGCTGAAGGCCGCACTGATGCCACCGGATTCCGCGGAAATCCGGTCCTGCATCTGCAGGTAATCCAGATCACCACAGCCGACCTCCGAGATCAGCGTGGTGTAGTACGGCAGGAACAGGAGATCTTCTTCGGTCAGGGTCGGAACCGGCACGACCACCTGTTCATATACCAGGCCGTTGGTACCACGGGCGTAGACCGTGGCGGCAATATCGCCGTCATAGCGGCTCTCCGGCTCGGGCATCTGCAGGGGCACGTCAGACAGGTCCACTTTGGGCAGAATGGAATCGTCATCCTTGCGCATCTGGCGCTCTTCGAGGGCGCGGGCACGATCCACGATCTGTTGTGCCTCTTCCTCGGTCAGCGTGGCCTTGCGGCGAGCCAGGGCTTCGCGGATCGTCTGCTGGCGCCGGGACTCCAGTTTCTCGTCCGGGCGCAGGGTCAGGGTGACCCGGTGCGGGTTTTCCAGCAGTTTGCGGCGAATCAGGCCGGGCACATACGCCGGATCCTTGATCTTCTCCCGCAGGGTTGCCAGTACCGGCTCCAGATCCAGTAGTTCCACCGGATCGCCGCCATGAACCATCGGCGCGATGGCACTCATGATCAGCTGCAGACCATAGGGGAACTGGTCGCCGGCGATTTCCCGCTGATGCAGTTCCAGCTGGTGCAGGATTGCTTCCAGCCGTTCCTCGCTGACACCCTCTTCAACCACTTTCTGCAGGGTGTTCTCGATCAGCGTCTCGAGCTCCTTGTGCTTATCCGGCTCACTGCCCTCGATACCACAAACAAAGGTCATCTCCCGGTTGGAGTCTTCGAGGCCACACATGGGTGACGGCGCATGGCCGAGATCGGTGGTTTCCAGCGCCCGCATCAGTGGGGATGCGCTGTTCTCCAGCAATACAGCGGACAGCAGCTGGCCTTCCATGTTTTCCAGCAGGTCAAAACTGTGGCCGAGCAACCAACCCGTCACGATATGGGTCTTGTTCTCAGTGCCCTCACCCTCGTTCACGGCATAGCCCTGTTCCACCCGGACCGGGCTGAACATCCGCTTTTCATCACGGACCGGCAGTTCGATATCCAGCTTGTCGAACCGCTTCAGTGCCAGCTCCTCGAACCGCTCATGATGCTCATGGGCCGGAATATTGCCGTAGGTGGCGAAAATCGCGTTGCTCGGGTGATAGTGATGACGATAGAAGTCAACCAGATCGTCGTAGCTCAGATCGACAATATGGTCCGGCTCGCCGCCACTGTTGTAATGGTAGGTAGTGGTGGGGAACAGATGGCTGCTGAGGTTCTGCCACAGCTGGGAGGTCGGTGCGCTCATGGCGCCCTTCATCTCGTTGTACACCACACCGCGATACACCAGATCGGTATTCGGATCGTCCGGCTTCTCGAATTCGAGGCGATGACCTTCCTGGGCAAAATCCAGGGGATCCAGTTTGGAGAAAAACACCGAATCCAGGTAAACCGAGAGCAGGTTGTCGAAGTCCTTCCGGTTCATGCTGGCAAACGGATAGGCCGTCCAGTCACTGCTGGTGAAGGCATTCATGAAGGTGTTCAGGGACCGGCGGATCATCATGAAAAACGGATCCCGGACCGGATACTTCTCACTGCCACACAGGGCCGTGTGTTCCAGGATATGGGCCACACCGGTGGAGTCCATCGGGAAGGTGCGCAGGGCAACGAAGAACACGTTCTCGTCGTTGTCCGCCGCCAGATGCAGGTGGCGGGCACCGGTCTTCTTGTGACGGTACTCCTCAACCTCCAGATTGAGAGTGTCAATCCGGTGACTGCGTAGCTTCTCAAAGGCCGGATGGGTTGCGTTCTCGATCACAGCAGCCATTCAATCTATCCTGTCTTTAAACAAATGGAGACTTGTAGGGTAACACGTAGTATCGATTATCATGCACAGTCCCGTAGCGATAAGGTAGCCCCGCAAGCCATGACCAAGTCTGCTGAAGAAGCCACAACCCTCGAGGCCCCGGAAGTCGCCGCCTACTGGGCGGAGCGGCGCCGCTACCTCGAGCGTATTCGCAAGGTGCCGGAGATCCGCAACAGGTTCTGGCGGGAAGTCGGCATCTACCTGTTGCGCCGCCTGCTATGGTCCTTCGGCTTTTTCCCGATCATGATCGCCTTCTGGGTTCCCTTTGTACTGTCGAGCTTCAATCCCGTGGCCATGGCCGCCGACCTGATCCCCCTGCTGCAGGATTTCGTCAATTCCAACCCGGAAATCCAGGCCACCACCATCAGCACCGTTCTGATCGCCTGGGCCTCAATCGGTTTCTTTTTCCTGGTTTTCGACTTCGTCCTGACTCCGTTCCGCTCGCCCTATGAATACGAAGCCGATGTCTACATGAGATCATGGGAACAGCTCAACCATGACAAGCTTCCGGACAAAGTGTGATTTGACCAGCATTCTCGATAACTTCAGTCACTTTCTGTTACATAACGTTGCAATCAGTGGTTAAGATCAGGAGGTAATCAGGATTCGGTAAGACAGGATCAAGAGGTTCCTCCATGGTCGATTTCAGACCACTGTTGTTCATTAACGCACTGGCGCTGATGCTACTGGTGACCGCCGGCTTTGCATCGGTGGGTAATGACCGCAGCTTGCTGGACCTGCAACCCTCATCCACGCCTTCCGAAACCATTGAGACGGCGGTTATCGATACCCCCGAACCTGCCGAGCCCGACAAAGCACAGGAACCGCCGCAGCAGGCGCCCGCGAAACCGGCGCCGGCAGCAATTCCCGTGGCCGAGCCTTTCAGCATTCCGCCCATGCCCGAAGACACTCAAACGACGGCGATGGCGGAACCAGCGGCGAAACCAGAACCAAAGCCGAAACCTGAACCCACCACGGGCCTGATGGTGCTGCGCTCCAATGTCATTGGCGATCAGGTCACCATTAACGGCAAAGAGTACGGGGCTACCCGTCTCGATCTGGAACTCCAACCCGGCGAATACGACGTCACGATCAGCAAGCCCGGCTATCAAACCTGGCAACAGACGGTTGCCCTGGAAGCCGGGGACGAAATGACCCTGGTTGGCAAACTGAAGGCCTATACCACCGTCAATTACCGCAACGGGACCTGGGTCGGCGGGGTCAGGACCGGTGACGGCACCTACCAGGACAAAGACGGGCTGCGCTACGAAGGCCATTTCATCGACGGCCAGTTCCATGGCAAGGGCACCGCATGGTACCCGGACGGCAGCCGCTACGAAGGCGACTGGGTCAGGGGGCAACGCCAGGGCGAAGGCGTCTGGCGCAGCGCGGCGGGTGCCGAATACACCGGCCAGTTCGCGGCCGACAAATTCCACGGCAAGGGCACACTGACCCGCGCCAACGGGGACATTCTCACCGGCCAGTGGGCAGAGGGCCTGCTGAATGGCCACGGCTCCCTGACCACCGCCGACGGCATGCTGTATGTCGGCGGTTTCCGCAACAATGAATTCCACGGCACCGGCGCCCTCACCTATCCCGACGGCCGCGCCTACGAGGGCGAGTTTTCCAACGGCGAATTCCACGGCTCGGGCGCCGAGATCTTTGCCGACGGCAAGAAATACGAAGGGCAATACATGGAAGGCACGTTTCATGGCAAGGGGCTGCTGCGCAATCCCAACGGCAGTTCGATCGAGGCCACCTTCCGCCACGGCGAACCCTATGGACAGGTTCGTCTGACCACCGCGGCCGGTGAGGTATTCACTGCCCGCACCACGGAACCCGGTGTGTGTTATCGGGAGAAGAGCTATCGGGCCACCCAGTGCCCGCAACTGGAAGGCTGGTAAATCCCGGCCCGGTAACCCACGCACTCGCAGTAACAGGTTGAGGTAGTGACCATGTCGATCAAGAACGCTCTGCTGGTAGATGACTCCAAGGTAGCCCGGTTTGCCCTGAGCAAACTGCTGGAAAGCCGGGACATGCAGGTCAACATGGCTGGCTCGGCAGAGGAAGCCCTGGAATTCCTGAACGGCCATGAGCGCCCGGACGTGATTTTCATGGACCACCTGATGCCCGGCATGAACGGCGTGGAAGCCACCCGCGCCATCAAGGGCAATCCGGACACCGCAGACATCCCGATCATAATGTGCACCTCGAGAAAATCCCCTTCCTTTACCGAGGAAGCGAAAAACTTCGGGGTTTACAACATCCTGACCAAGCCACCCCAGACTGACGGCCTTGGCGAGGTTCTCGACCAGCTGGCCAGCGACGTCAGCAATGGCACTCTCCCAGAGCCAACATTCACGGAAATCCCGCAGGAGTCGGATCGCGAGGCTCTGAGCGTTCCCGAAGACGCCTCAGTGCGGCTCGCTCCGAAATCCGAACCTGAGCAGGAACCGACGACCAATGGCCACGCCTCATCCAATGTGGTGCCGCTTACCAGCGAACTGATCGAACAGATCGCCCGCTCGGCGGTGAAGACCCACATCAACAACCGCCTCCATGAACTGCTGAGCGACCTGTTCGATGAGCAGTTTGATCATCTGAGGCGCGCCCTGGATGAGACCCGGAGCAAACAGGAAGCCGCCATCGAGGAGCGGCTGGGCGACCTGTCGGAGCTGATCGAACAACGCACAAGGCACCTGCGGGATGACGTGGCCGCAGAGGTAAACCTGAACCTTGCGCGCGAGCTGGCCGAGCTGAAACGGGACCTCAAGCGTCAGTCAGGCTTCACCAGCGAGCACATGGACGAGCTCAAGGATCACATCACCAGCGTGCAAACCATTGACACCGAGTTCTGGCAAACGCTGCAGTCGGAGGCGATCCAGCAGGCCCATGAAATCTCGCGGGAAACGTCGGAAGACATTGCTCAGCGCACCATTGACCTGTTCGTTGCCCAGCAACGTGCCGCCAATTCCCGGGTCTATACCCTGGGCCTGGCACTCAGCCTCGGCATCTTCAGCGTCGGTATTGCCTGGCTGTCCGGTCTGTTTGGCTGAATCGGGCGCGGATGCGCCGCCAGTCCGAGGGCGTATCAACATCGTCATGAATGCCCTCAACGGGCACCAGGGTAGCGCCAACCTCCGTGAGCAGCCTGCCGGCACCCCGATCCCCTTCCAGGGCCATCACCTCCGGCCATAGCCAGCGAGGCAGATACGCAGGGACACCGGCCCTGTCGCCGTAATCAGCCGCCATCGGCTGGCTCGGTACCTGCCGCGCCGCCTGCCCCATTGCCCGCAAGGCCTCCGGATCCAGCAACGGCTGGTCTGCCACCAGCACAAAGGCGCCTTTCACCTGTGGCCTCAGACTCTCAATACCTGTTGCCAGCGACGCCGACAAACCCTCGGCCCATTGTTCGCAGGGCAACCAGACCGTGGGCTGGCGATGGCAGCGAAACCGGATCAGGGGGTACCAGGCGCCGGTAACCACGCGCACATCCCGGCTGAGCAGCCGGGCCTGGCGCAACGCCTGATCCAGAAGAGTACCGCCATCTGGCAGTTTGAGCAGGGCCTTGGGACGCCCCAGGCGAGTCGATGCACCGGCTGCCAGCACAATCACGGCAAAACCGGATTCGTCCGGATGAGAACTGAATCTTCTGATAAGCACCCCGATAGCAATATCCAATGGCGGGAAAGCACCGGCACACTGCCGGAACTGCTGATTTTTGCTAGAATTCGCCCATCACTCAATCATACCCTCCGGACTCCCGATGAATCACCTGTTTGTCGACAACCTTACCGTCATCGATTTCGCCTACCTGGACGCCACCCGCGGGCTGGTGGGCGAGAGCTGGATTGCCGACGTGGTACTCGGCGGCGAACTGGACGAGCAGGGCATGGTGTTCGACTTCAGCAACGTCAAACGCACCATCAAGCGCGTGATCGACGAGCGCGTCGACCACCGTCTGGTGATCCCCCGTGGTTACCAGGGCCTGATCTGGAACGACGACCAGCCGGATACCTTCATCTGGAAGCTCACCGATGGCAGCGAGATCGTGCACCGTTCCCCGGATGAGGCTGTCGTCTGGCTCTCCGCGGAGCACGTGGTGCCTTCTGCTGTGGCGCGCCTGCTGGAGCATGAACTGATGGAGGTGTTGCCGGCCAATGTGACCTCCGTGACCATCAACCTGCGCGAGGAAGTAATCGAAGGTGCCTACTACCACTACGTTCACGGCCTGAAAAAACACCTGGGCAACTGCCAGCGCATCGCCCACGGCCACCGCTCCCCGATCCGCATCGACCGCAACGGCCACCGGGACTACGACCTGGAGCGCCGGTGGGCCAGCCTGTGGCGTGACATCTACGTGGGTTCCGAAGAGGATGTCGTTCGCCGCCACGTCGGGGCAGATGGCGTTCGCTACGTGACCTTCGAGTACGAAGCCAACCAGGGCGAATTCGCCCTCACCCTGCCCGAGGAACGGGTGTACATGCTGGATACCGACACCACCGTTGAACTGATTGCCGCGCATATGGCGGACAAGATGAAGGTGGAGTTTCCGACGGATTCGATTCGGGTGAAGGCGTATGAGGGTGTCGGAAAAGGGGCGATTGCCGAGCGTTGAACCGGTAACGCGGGGGCAAAGTCCAAGACGGGGTCAGAAGAAAGCGTTCTTCAGACCCCAGGGGTAAGTCGGGGTCAGATGAAAGCTTTCATCTGACCCCATTTTCATGAATCAAACAGCGGTGTCCGACCTGAACACGGGGTCAGAAGAAAGCGTTCTTCAGACCCCAGGGGTGCATGCCCGAGCCAAACTCAGGGGTCTGAAGAACTTCGTTCTTCTGACCCCATCTTTACTATTTCCCAGACACAAAAAAACCGCCCGAAGGCGGTTTCTCTGCTGGCTTCCCGGTGGACTAAACCGTGAAACCAAATTGGCGTCCCCTAGGGGGTTCGAACCCCTGTTGCCGCCGTGAAAGGGCGGAGTCCTAGGCCACTAGACGAAGGGGACTAGAAATTGGTGGAGCCAGGCGGGATCGAACCGCCGACCTCAACACTGCCAGTGTTGCGCTCTCCCAGCTGAGCTATGGCCCCTCAACGGCTGCGTATATTAAGGATCCACCCGGGGGGCGTCAACACTTAAAAACACTTTTTTTTCAGTTTTCTGAACCTCCCTGTCCAGATCGATTACTTCTTCGCCAAACCGGTTATTACACACCCAATGCGGCGTATTCCTTCTCCACTTTCTTGGTTTCTTTCTTGGAGAAACCACCCAGAACCTCCAGGGCATGGCGCAACCGCGAACGGGTCATGTCCGGTCCGAGCAGGGCCATGGAGTCCATCACCGACCAGGAATTCGGAGTACCGGCAATCGCCACGAACACCGGGAACATGAAATCGCCCATCTTCAGTTCCATGGCCTTGGCCAGGCCCTTGATGTCGGCAAAGATGTTTTCCTTGCTCCAGTGCCGCTCGGCTTCCAGCTTCCACAGGGTAAACTGCAGCACTCGCTTGATCTGGGCTTCTTCCAGCTTGTTGTGGGCGAAGTCTTCCGGGGTCAGGTTGAGCATGCCGGAGAACATGAACTGGGCCATGGGCACCACGTCAGAGAACACCTCGGCCCTACCCTTCACGTGCGGCACCAGAGCCTTCAGAGCGTCCTCGTTGAACCACCACTGGCGCATACGCTCCATGAACTGCTCATCGTTCAGCTCCTCCCGCAGCCACTGGCCATTCAGCCAGCGGAGCTTCTCCACATCAAACACTGGACCACCGAGGGAGACGCGCTGGATGTCGAAGTTCTCGATCATCTCGTCGAGGGTGAACTTCTCCCGTTCGTCGGGCATGGACCAGCCCATGCGGCCCAGGTAGTTGGTTACCGCCTCCGGCAGGAAACCCATACGCTCATAGAAGTTGATGCTGGTGGGGTTCTTGCGCTTGGACAGCTTGCTCTTGTCCGGGTTACGCAGCAGCGGCAGGTGGCACAGTACGGGCATTTCCCAGCCGAAATACTGATACAGCAGCTTGTGCTTGGGCGCGGAGTTGATCCATTCCTCACCACGGAGCACGTGGGTGATCCCCATCAGATAGTCATCCACCACATTCGCCAGGTGATAGGTCGGCATGCCGTCGGACTTGAGCAGAATCTGGCAATCCACCTGACTCCAGTCGATCTCGATGGTGCCGCGCAGCATGTCGTCGATTTCACAGATACCCTCATCCGGCACCTTCATACGAATGACGTACTTCTCCCCGGCGTCGAGGCGGCGCTTGACCTCCTCATCCGACAGCTCCAGATCGCCCTTGATGCCCGGGTTCATGTCCTTGGCCTTGCGCTCCTCCCGGATCGCATCCAGCTCCTCCGGAGTCCGGAAACAGTAAAAGGCGTGACCGGCCGTTACCAGGTCCTCGGCATACTGGGCATACATGTGCTTGCGCTCGGACTGGCGATAGGGACCGTGGGGACCTCCGACATCGGGGCCTTCGTCCCAGTTCAGCCCCAGCCAGCGCAGTGCCTGCAGGATATCCCGTTCGGATTCCGCCGTGCTGCGCGCCTGGTCGGTGTCTTCAATCCGCAGGATGAACTGCCCGCCGTGCTGCCGGGCGAAACACAGGTTGAACAGGGCCACGTAGGCGGTACCAACGTGTGGGTCTCCGGTGGGGGATGGAGCAATTCGGGTACGTACAGTCATAAACCTTCCTGAAATGTCGGTGGCCGTTTGATAAAGCCGGCATTATACCGGCCCGCCACCAATTTCGCATGACCATCCCATTGGCGATTCAGGCAGTCTTGTTATATTATAACATTTCATTCAACACAGCTTCAGGAAGCCCGAACATGTCGATCTTGTCCCGCGTGGGTCGATCCCTTGCGCCTGTACTCCTTGGCGCCGCCGTATTCACAGCCGCGCCCGCAAACGCCGAAGTGAACGTGGTCACCTCGATCAAGCCGCTGGAACTGCTGGTGCGGGCGGTTGCACCCGAGGATGTCCGGATCACAAACCTGGTGCCGCCAGGCTCCAGCCCCCACAACTACACCATTCGCCCGTCCCAACGGCGCGCCCTGGAGAATGCGGATCTGGTGTTCTGGGTCGGTCCGGATATGGAAACTTTCCTGATCCGCCTGCTGTCGGCAGATGAGTTCCACGACCGCACCATCGCCCTGTCCGGCGAGGACGTAGCCGAAGGCGAGCACGAAGAAGTACACGGTCATGATCACGCACACGAGCATGGCGAAGGCGAGGACCCGCATCTGTGGGTAGACCCGATGTTGGGTCTCGAGATGGCCCGGGATATTACAAAGGCACTGGCCGCGCAGGAAGGTGCAGACCAGAATGCGATCAGCGAGAAGCTGGCCGCATTTGAGGTGGCACTGACCGAGAGGGAAGCCGCCATTCGCGAACAGTTGGCACCGGCAAAGGAGATTGACATCTTTGCCTATCACAGTGCTCTCGTCCGCTTCGCCGAGCATTATGAACTGGAACTGGCGGGCATCCTGACCCTCAATCCGGAGCTTTCCCCCGGGGCGCGGCATGTAGCCGAGGTTCAAGACAAACTGCGTGAAGCGATACACCCGTGCCTGCTGACCGAACCCCAGTTCAACCGTCAGTGGTGGCGCTCCATCACCGAGGGCCTGGATGTGACGTTCAGCACCTGGGATCCGCTGGCCATGGACATCGAGGCCACCGAAACCGGTTACATCGATTTCCAACAATCCATCGCCGATGCCATCCTTCAGTGCCTACCAGAGGATGCTCAGCATTAACGGAATGGAGGCCATGGCCAGCAGGGTCTGACCACTGATGATACCCGCCATCAGGGGGGCATCCCCACCCAGCTGTCGGGCCAGGATATATGCAGACGTGGCGGTGGGTAACGTTGCCAGCAACACCGCCACTTGCACCATCAGACCTTCCATACCCAGCATCCACGCCAGACCCGCCGCCATCAGCGGAAAGGCCAGCAGTTTCAGCACCGACGACACCAGAAACGGCATCGACGCTCCCCGCAAGGCAGTCAGCTGCAACCCGGCACCCACGGTCATCAGGCCCATGGGCAACGCCAGGTTGCTCAGGGGCTGAAGGATTCCCGCCAGCAAAGGGTGGAAACCGATCTGGAAATAGCTCCAAACCACCCCGATCACCGAGCCGACAATCAGCGGGTTGGTAACGATCGCCTTGAACACCTGACCAAACCGCACCTTGTCCTGATCCGCCACCAGCGTGAACATCAGAATGCACAACAGGTTCAGCAACGGCACCATGACCGCCACGGCGATCGCCGTCAGGGACAGCCCGTCATCGCCCAGCAACATGCCACCTGCGGCCAGGCCCACGTAGGAGTTGAACCGGATCGCGCCCTGGTAAACAGATGAGAACACCGGTCCGCTCCAGCGCCAGATAAGCTGCGCCACCACCAGCACCAGTGTCATCGCCAGCAGCATGGAGAAGATCAGCAGCGCAATATCACCATAGGCGGACGGCGGCAGTCGCGCCTGGCCGAGCTTGAACACCAGCATTGCCGGGAACAGCACGTAATAGGTGAAACGCTCCGCTTGGGGCCAGAAGTCACCACCGGGAAAGCCCCAACGCCGGAACAGGTGCCCAAGCATGATCAGCACGAACACCGGCACCAGGGCCTGCACCATCACTGGCATACCATCAGCTCCAATCCGTGTGTTTGGTCATCAGTTCTCAATCACCACGAAGCTCTCTTCGGAGCCGGCCGCTTCCAGCCGCCCCATCGGTGACAGTTCCAGCCCCTGCTCCCGAGCCACGGCTTCGAATGCCGCACGGCTCTCCTCGGCCACACAGACCATCAGCCCGCCGCTGGTCTGGGGATCACAGAACAGCAGTTTGTCGGCTCCGGTCATACCCTCAATGGCTCCGCCAAAGGCGGCTGCGTTGCGGTGAGTGCCTCCGGGAATACAGTCTGCCTCGATATAGGGCTGCAGGTTCGGCAACACCGGAATGGCGCTGCGGCTCACGGTTGCCCGCAGACCACTGCCGCGGCATATCTCCAGCAGGTGCCCGGCCAGGCCGAAGCCGGTCACATCGGTCATGGCATGGACCCCGTCCACTTGCGCAAAAGCTTCACCCACCTTGTTCAGCGTCGCCATGTTCTTCACCGCAACCGCAAGATCCTCCGCACTGACCTTGCCCTTCTTGGAAGCGCTGGTGAGAATGCCCACCCCCAGCGGCTTGGTCAGGTACAGCAGGTCCCTGGCTTTGGCCGTATCATTACGGATGATGCGGTCCACCGCCACCTGGCCGGTCACAGCCAGACCGAAGATCGGCTCCGGAGAATCGATGCTGTGGCCACCGGCCAGGGCAATCCCCGCCTCGGCACACACGGCGCGACCGCCATCAATCACCTGTGCAGCAATCTCCGGCGCCAGCTCGTTCACCGGCCAGCCCAGGATGGCAATGGCCATCACCGGTTTGCCGCCCATGGCGTAGACATCGCTGATGGCATTGGCGGCGGCGATTCGCCCGAAATCGAACGGATCGTCCACCACTGGCATGAAGAAATCGGTGGTGCTGATCACCCCGAGGCCATTGCCCACGTCCGCCACGGCGGCGTCATCACGGCTGCTGTTGCCTACCAGCAGGCGCGGGTCCTTGAACTCGGGCGCATCGCTATGAAGGATACGATCCAGCACATCAGGGGCAATTTTGCAGCCACAGCCCGCGCCGTGACTGAATTCGGTCAGTCGGATACCCAAAGTACGTTTCCTATCTGTTCGCACGTAAATGAAAGTATTCAGAAAGTACGCGCAAGTCTACCCGCCGGCCCGGTTTGCATCCATCTCTTCACCATCCAGATCAAGCAAGCACCTTCCAGCGCAAGCACCCTCGTGCAAAAATCCTCTTTCAAGCCCAACCATCAGGAGCTGCAATGAGCCAGGACAACGCCCACGGTCCCGCCACACGCATCATCCACAATCGTCGCCACCGGGACAGCTTTGGCAGCCCCTATTCGCCGGTCTACAACACCACCACCTACCAGTTCGAAAGCACGGAAGCGCTGCTGGACGTGATCGAGCGCCGCGCGCCAGGCAATCTTTACACCCGCTGGGGCACCAACCCGAGCATCGAGGAACTGGAACAGGGCCTGGCCCGGCTTGAGAGCGCAGAGGCCGCGCTGGCATTTGCCTCGGGCATGGCCGCCATTTCAGCGACACTGCTGGCCCATGGCCGCAAGGGGATTGTGTGCGTGGGGGATCTGTACGGAGGTACCCAGGAGCTGCTGGTCAATCACTGCCAGGCACTGGGCATTCCGGTGCGCTTCCTTTTCAAGGAAGAGGTGGGCCAGCTGGCAAACACCCTGGATGAACCGGGCAAACTGGTGTATTTCGAAACGCCGGCCAACCCTCACCTGGCCATCCTGGACATTGCCGCCATCGCCCGGATCGCACATCAGAAAGGCGCCCTGGTGGCGGTGGACAACACCTTCGCCAGCCCCATCAACCAGCAACCGCTGGAGCTGGGCGCCGACCTGGTGTTGCACAGCGCCACCAAGTACCTGGGCGGCCACAGCGACCTGACCGCAGGCGCACTGATGACTACGGCAGAACTGGCGGCAGCGGTTGTGCCCTGGCGCAAGAACCTGGGCCAACTGCTTGCCCCGGAAACCGCCGCCCTGCTCTCACGGAGCCTGCGAACCCTGCCGGTGCGTATCCGCCAGCATAACGAGAACGCCATGGCGGTGGCACAGGCCATGGAAAATCACCCGAAGGTGCGCCGTGTGCTCTACCCCGGCTTGCCCGGATTTACCGACCACGAACTGGCCGCCCGGCAGATGAAAGGATTTGGCGGCATGGTCACGATCGAGGTGGACGGTGACCGGGCGGCATCCACCGCGGTGGCAGACAACCTGCGCCTCTTCCTGCTGGCCACCAGTCTCGGCGGCGTAGAGAGCCTTGTCAGCCAACCCTGCGCCACCAGCCACCACGGACTCAGCCAGGAGGAACGGCTCAAGCGGGGCATTACCGACGGCATGCTGCGGCTGTCCATCGGGCTGGAGGACAGCGAGGACCTGATCGCGGATCTCAACCAGGCTTTGGCCAAAGCCTTCGGCTAAAACCTCAGCGACTGACCAGAAAATCCGCCAGCCGGCGGGTCAGGAATCCGGGCAACAGGTTGTTGGTGAACCACAGGCTGCGGGCCCGCTTGCCAGGAATGATCAGGAAGTGGCGTTGATCGATCCCGCGGCGAATCTGCTCAACCGCAAATTCCACAGGCAGAGTACCGGCCATCAGCTTCAAGGACTCGGTCTGTTTGGGCCGGCTCTTGCGCTCCTCCACCACCAGCGGCGTCTCCACCTCTGGCGGACAGACCACAGACACATCAATGCCCCGGGGCGCCAACTCGATACGCAACACCTCCGCCAGGCCAACCACACCGTATTTGGAGGCACAGTAGGCCGAATACCCGTAACACCCGACCAGCCCGGCCATGGAGGCCACAAACACCAGTTGGGC is a genomic window containing:
- a CDS encoding aminotransferase class I/II-fold pyridoxal phosphate-dependent enzyme; the protein is MSQDNAHGPATRIIHNRRHRDSFGSPYSPVYNTTTYQFESTEALLDVIERRAPGNLYTRWGTNPSIEELEQGLARLESAEAALAFASGMAAISATLLAHGRKGIVCVGDLYGGTQELLVNHCQALGIPVRFLFKEEVGQLANTLDEPGKLVYFETPANPHLAILDIAAIARIAHQKGALVAVDNTFASPINQQPLELGADLVLHSATKYLGGHSDLTAGALMTTAELAAAVVPWRKNLGQLLAPETAALLSRSLRTLPVRIRQHNENAMAVAQAMENHPKVRRVLYPGLPGFTDHELAARQMKGFGGMVTIEVDGDRAASTAVADNLRLFLLATSLGGVESLVSQPCATSHHGLSQEERLKRGITDGMLRLSIGLEDSEDLIADLNQALAKAFG